From Malus sylvestris chromosome 1, drMalSylv7.2, whole genome shotgun sequence:
agataaaaaaaaactggtAAGGGTTttgatgtttggtaaacatctCAAAACAGctttatttcaaaatttcacatgaaaaaaaagccaaaaagtgGAAGCTGGAATTCAAGAAGCCGCTTATTATCCAAAATAGGGAGCTACAGTACCAAGTTAatgaattttttcaatttgcaaaagagtaaactgtcgatttgccccctgaactatcacccaactttcaatttcccccctgaactttttaattagaaaattaaggacttaaactaattttttttggccaatttcccccctacagttagtttttcatagatttcatccaaattaacgttaactcttatcatgtgcaaaccacgtaactctcatttgtggacaaaagtGTTAATTCACTAGACATTTAGATacaaaagctatagaatcacacatatttgcatatgtttatattttagaaatctaaggttttcaattattttaaagaatgaagcgaCCGAACTATccacacatgttgtgcatatgcttccatttaacaaaaatttggatggaatgaatgaaaatttgacagcagggggcaaatcggccaaaaaaattagtttaagtccttaattttctaattaaaaagttcaggggggaaatcgaaagttgagtgatagttcagggggcaaatcggcagtATACTCATTTGCAAAATACTGCCCCctcctttctccttctcctAATTCCTACACTCTgcactctctctttttctctcacaAAACACTCCGCACGcccctcttccttccttcctcctgcCTCTgcacctcttcctcctccttcttttccTCTCTCTTCGTCGATCTCAGAGCCACACCGTCGTTGCCTTCCAGGTACCAGGTACTAGATTTGCTTGAATATATTTGCTGTAATTAATTTAGTCGGATCAAATCGAAGAGTGGCACTACGACTCTACTGCTGCAACTGCGTCCGAGAAGACGACGACGACGGCGACGATGGAGAAGGGAAAGGGAGTGATGGGAGAAGGTCGGAGATGGGCCATTGACTTGACTGACAACTCAACTTCCCCTTCTTCTCGTGACTTCACCGACCCTCCTGGCTTCTCTCGCGCCTCCCTCGAACAGGTTTTTTTaccccttctctctcttgtttcttCGTTCGATTTGGATTAGGAATTTGGGGTTGGGTTTGTTCCCAATTAATTAGACTtggggtttttgtttttctatagGATGATTCGACTGTGAGTCGCCAGAAGAAGGTTGCTGAATCTACTTGGAAAGCTCAGGTACTGATTCCTCTCTCCCtaaatttgaatttatttaagcaattggatttagggtttttcaGACTTAGGATTTCAGACATTTTAATTGATGAAAGATTGTACATTTGCCTCTTAACTCGATAATAATCACTTGATCGCAAATTGGGCATGATTTAAATTGCTGATGGATTacaattttagattttttttctgcTGAATTTTTTTATGGATTTCATGGTGTCTTTGTGTTTGAGCAGAAAGCATGGGAAGTTGCACAGGCCCCATTCAAGAATTTGATGATGATGGGTTTCATGATGTGGATGGCTGGGAGTACGGTGCATTTGTTTAGCATTGGAATCACCTTATCATCGTATGAATGGTTTTCTATTACCAGCAGTCATGGCATTTTGTAGTAGCCACCTTGTCATTGCGGAATAATTCTGGTTTAATGGGAGGGTTTTGATTCTTCATTACTGTTATTCTGCCTTTACATGCATATGTTTTGATGAAATAAAGGCTGATCAGGGCTTGCTGTCATAGCTCTCTCAATATGACAACAAGATTACTAATTATTCACCTgtgcagaaaatgtgagtgacaTTACCTTCTCAAACATACATATGAGCACAAGATACTATGATCAATCCTGGTGGGGAAGAGCGGAGCCAATCTACGTGACCACATGTCCTCAACACTCAAAGTCAAAGGAGGGTTCAATCTCTAACCTACTCTTCGTTAATATCACCTCAACTTTCGAGAATGGAGTTTTCTTATCAGGTTCTAAAGGTGCGCTTCTCAGTGATTTACGATTCATTAACTTGGATCTGACTTACAGAAGATGGACCAACAATGCTGGTGGGTTGGTAGACTACAGACCGGGATGTCAGGGACTTGTTAAACACAGCACGGCCGGGATCATCATGGAACACATCAATGGCTTGGTGATTGACAATGTTAATAT
This genomic window contains:
- the LOC126621004 gene encoding uncharacterized protein LOC126621004 isoform X2; the encoded protein is MEKGKGVMGEGRRWAIDLTDNSTSPSSRDFTDPPGFSRASLEQDDSTVSRQKKVAESTWKAQKAWEVAQAPFKNLMMMGFMMWMAGSTVHLFSIGITLSSKCE
- the LOC126621004 gene encoding uncharacterized protein LOC126621004 isoform X1, with product MEKGKGVMGEGRRWAIDLTDNSTSPSSRDFTDPPGFSRASLEQDDSTVSRQKKVAESTWKAQKAWEVAQAPFKNLMMMGFMMWMAGSTVHLFSIGITLSSYEWFSITSSHGIL